The sequence catgcggggcttaacacctaggtgatggattgataggtggaGCAAACCACGatggcacatatttacctatgtaacaaacctgcacatcctgcacgtgtatcTCAgaactttaatttaatttaaaaaaaaaaagaaatactcattTTTGTCTTAAAGCCAATTATGTGTTATGAGATTAGAAATTACTCTTGTTTGTGACTTTGCAGAACCCTTCCATCTGGCCTAataatagtattattattttttaaagaatgaagccCTTTCTTAAAAGCCTAGTTGACTAGGGATATCAAGTGGACACAGCTGACAGAACTTTGTACTAGAAAGGAGGGAGGATACAGAATGTCTCTTCAGGTACAGTACTAACTTATTTCAAATACCATAGATCTTGAAATGAATAAGCCACTTAGAAAATTCTGTTACCAGCACTTAACACTCTGCAGcttaaggaagagagaaagttttATAGCCCTGTTATGCATCAAATACTGTTTTTCTACCAGAGATCACAGCCTTGGCTTgctgttgttttccttttctacataATCAAGTGAATTTCCTTTATGTGTAAAACCTTCTTTAATTTTAACAGAAATGGTGCTCTTAAGACATTATGGGTTAATGGAGCTGAGTTAAAATCCACTTGCCATCAGTTGCTGCCCTGGTCTATGGGAGTTTTCTTAGTGTATTAAATttgcttcttctattttttttcatttcttcttttgcaaacatgttttgaaatatttcagacaTACTACTAGACAAAGAATAATAAACACCTCTGTTCATACTGTCCTGCTTGTGACTTAAAACACTGGCAATAGAGCTAAAGCTTCTGGAGACCCTTCTCTCACATCTGCCCATCACTTTcagtcattggtttcaaatactctttctttttttttcttttttttttttttttttggagacagagtctccctctgtcgcctaggctggaatgcagtggcgcaatctcggctcactgcaacctccgcctcctgaggctggtctagaactccagacctcaagtgatctgcctgccttggcctaccaaagtgttgggattacaggtgtagccactgcaccctgccaaatattcttttttttttttttttgagatggagtctcactctgtcacccaggctggagtgcagtggcgcaatctcagctcactgcaacctccgcctcccaggttcaagtgattctcctgcctcaagtgattctcctgcctcagcctcctgagtacctgggactacaggcgcacgccaccatgcccagctaatttttttgtatttttagtagagattgggtttcaccatgttggccaagctggtctagaactccagacctcaagtgatctgcccgccttggcctaccaaacaaagtgttgggattacaggtgtggccactgcaccctgccaaatattctctctctctttttttttttttctttggagacagagtcttgctctgtcgcccaggctgtagtgcaatggcgcaatctctgctcactgcaacctccacctcccgtgttcaagtgattctccctgcctcagcctctcgagtagctgggattacaggtgcacgtcatcacgcccggctaatttttgtatttttagtagagacaggattttgccatgttggccagcctggatGTTCTCTCATTTCTAAAAAGCAGTTTCACTTtagacaccaaaagcaagtgTCCTAATAAAcgctgaagaagaaaaatattttattagattatttGCCCTTTCCTCTCTAACTTGAGAATACATTTTCTCAGAAAAAAGTAGAATCCTCAGATTTGTCCATAAACCAAGGAAGGGTACCTTAAGAAATTTTCTTTGTGTTACAGTGAAAATGACTATTTTGACAACCTGGAAGATAAGGAGCTAGGCTAAGTCTTATTCTAGTCTATCCTGTCTGTCACCAGGAAGATTTCCTACCTTCCCAAAGGTTAGTGCTCCACTTTGCCCCTATGTGGATTTATGTCATTGGAAATTGCTGCTCATGGCAGGTAGGTCCTGCAGTTGGTCCTTTTATTCATCTTCAACTTTCTGGCCTGTGGAGGTTTTTTAGGAGTCCCTGGAGCACTTAGAACTGACTAGAATATCCCTCTTTTACCTTCCCTAGAAATATCCTGTTAtgcttagtgttttttttttttttttttttttttttttaacctgttcaTTCTGACTGACTTTTGCGTCTGTTAAAGATGACTTGGTCTAAAGAGTAATCTTAGGCTTAAGttgttcttttcttcatttgttttagaAAGATTCAGGAGATTTATGATTTAAATTTTGACATCGTGATCATTacaattaaaacacattttaaaagtaaaaatattttctacctaAGAGAAAAAGGGCTAAACCTATTACAAAGGATGGCTCACTGTGGAAATAACTGATTGTCATGATGTGGTGAGTTTTGCTTTACTCCGCTAAAGTGGCTACGTGAAGCTCCTTCTGGTCTTAACTGCCTGGGCAAATCATAGTGGCCTTATAGTAGCTGGTACTGTTGGAAGACTGGCCTGTATTTCAGTGGATTTGCCAGCTTTTGAAGAACCCATGGTGATTTCTTCTGAGGTTTGCATGTTTTAACTTCCTTCATGCAAATGCTTTTAGTtactaagatttttattttacgtTGTGTGTTTTTCCATGGAGTATGGTCATTCTGTGTTTTGAGGGCAAGGCAGTGGGGTAAAGCTGAGTTGAAAAGCGTAATATggctcatcttttcttttttttcttttttttttttttttttgcattttgtgcTGCTTTTATTTTACGAAAAAGCTAATTCAAATCTACATTAAACTAAGTTGAATACAAAGTCTTTGTGAAGAAGGCCTGTTAGTCTCGTTTACAAAAATGGCCAGTGTCGTCTTTGGCCTTAAAATTTCAGGACGGGCACTTCAGATGGCTTCGCATTTGCATGTTTCAGTGCTAGAGCATGGGAATAGACTCTGACATCCACTGTAAGATGTTTTTCAGGTACGAGAGCATCGAGTCTCTGCAGCAGGTCATTCTTGGGTAACGAAATGACTTCCACAAATTTTCCATCCCCTGGCTTTGGCTTGGGCCTTACATTTTCTGCGTCATCTCTGTTAATGATTACTGTCACGATGTGTGTGGTACAATTTGACAAACCTGGGTCCATACAGACCGCTGGAGAACACTCGGCAGCGTCCCCTTTGTAGCCAGTTTCTTCCTCAAGCTCCCAAAGAGCAGCTGCTcctggggtttcaccatcatcTATGAGACCTGCAGGGAACTCTATGCAGTAGCCACCCATTGGTGGTCAGGACTGTTTCACCAGAACGATACACTCGTAGTGAAGCGTTCTCTGCAGCACAGGGATGACCGCTACATCATCACCAGTCTGTTCTTTCCTGGTTGTATGTTTCACTGAGTCCCAAATTCCAGTTCTACCAATAGGAGCCATGTATGTTGTTTTTTCAAGCTTGACCcattttccttctgaaattaACTCCTCTGAAATAATACAGTGTTTCCATTCTGAGACGATTCAGTTGGTTCTTGGCTCTCCCTTTTCAAACTAGTCTTTACAGCCCTCAGGAGAGAAGTTCACCTCCAAGGTGTAGGGGTGACAAAGGGAAGAGGACAAAAGAACTACTGGAAGCAGCAGTGTCAGCATACACCGGTGCCACGACTGAAGACACCGGCACCTCCCGAGGTGCTGAAAGGATGTGCCATGGCTCATCTTTTCAAGTCAACCAGTATTTATCAAGCTGCTCTGTGGAAGGTGCTGGGGACAGGATGGTAGCTGTCCTTAAAACCAGAATGATCAGACTCAGTGGAAAGAGAGTTAGAAGAGTTACTTGAACAACTGTCTCTGATTATAAAATAAGATGGAGTGATAAATACACTAGAATAGAGTTATAGATAAgctattgaaaaaaatccaagaaGACTTCATGGCAGAGTTCTTGTTTGAATAGGACTTCAAAGTGTAAATAGGAATAGAAAAGGCTTGGAAGGACGGGAGAAGGGGGAGGTATTCTGCTTTATGAGTTACATAAATAAGTACTTGGAAGCTTAGAAGTGCCTGGAATATCTGATGTGAGTTGAAGCATTGAGTGCATTAAAGAATAATAGTTTGAGCCAGAGTCAAACTAGGCTTGATTCTTCAGGCCTGATACTGTTTCATGCTAGCagaggtgggagagagagggTTTCCCAGCTCATTGACGTAATGAGCCACTGTGACTAATGGAAATTGCATATTCTTCAGGTAGGTTAGGGTGAAGTTCAGGTAGTTGAGAAATTCACAGCTCAGAGAGCCTGTCTTCCTTAGAGAGAGTATAAAAATTgactcttggccgggcacggtggctcacgcctgtaatcccagcacgttgggaggccaaggcaggcggatcatgaggacaggagattgagaccattctggctaacatggtgaaaccccgtctctactaaaaatacaaaaaattagccgggcgtggtggcgggcgcctgtagtcccagctactctggaggctgaggcaggagaatggcgtgaacccgggaggtggaacttgcagtgagccgagatcatgccaccgcactccagcctgggcggcagagcgagagactgcgtctcaaaaaaaaaaaaaaattgactctcATTGTTAAGTAGTCAGAAAGAAGTCTCTTAAACAAGAATACCAATATCAAAAGCTTCATTTTAGAGATTACTTTTGATGCATATATTGTAAAGCCACTTGTTTGAGATTTGAAGTAGTCAAGATTTTTCCTATATATGATTTACTTTATCTTGTGGTGGCTACCCAGTTAAATATATTCCTGAAGAGTGTTAATGTGAGGAAACTAAATTTTTGTAAATTGAGTCATTTTAGATGagcaagaattttttttactGATTTCTATTGTAATATAATTAATCTGATTATTTTAGAGCAAGACAGTAGCCATCCCACCCCCATTCCTACTCTGTCCCATGAACATAATgctgtaagatttttttcttgtcaacaTCTTGAACTGAGAAGCCAGTATTAAAATCTTAACCTTTATAACACACTGATTTTTGCCATTTGCAGATGACAAAATTCCCTGTTATTCTTAATTTAGAAATAACTTATATGAGTGGactttttctagtttgtttttgcTTGCTAAAGAACACAAGTTGTTTGGGTTTAGGATAGGGTTTGGCGCACCTTTTCTGAAAGGGCCAGGTAGTTAATAATTTAGGCTTGGGAACCATATGGTAACTGTGCTTGTTGTAATTGGAAACACCTATAGACTGtacataaatgaatgggcatggctgtgttctaataaaactttatatataaaacaggcagagattggggtTTGCTGACTCCAGCCtagaattttcttccatttaagcTGATTTCATGtctgaaagaaagtaaaagacaagATGTCAAATTACTGCATTAAGTTATTCCTATAATGTAGGCACCTGTGGCTTTATAGAGACTGTTGTTTTTAAGTGCTGCTATGTTGCCTTTATATGTATAACCATAAGCAAAAATTTCTTTCATCTTGCTCTAccttttcctcaaatattttgaCTACCTGTCATGTACCAGATGTTAGGCTGGGGATAAATGGTGAAGAGGCAGAGTGGCCCCTGTCCTCGTAGAGCTGTAGACCAGTACAGGGGGCAGACAGTAAGCAAACAAAGTAATTCTAGGCTGTGATAAGCACTATGATGTTATCAAGCATGGTGCTGAGAGAGAATTGGGGGGTGGGGTGTTATGTATATAGAGTGTTGAGGGGAGGCCTCCCTTAGGAGGTGAAGTTGAAGCTGAGACCTGAAGCCAAGAGGATTTAGTCATGTGAAAAACCTGATGGGTCAGAAGACAGTcatcctccccttctccctccctggaATGTCAGTCAGTATAAACGTGGATAAACTGTTCACATTTTCAGAGGAAATATTAAAagctattttataatatttttccccctttttttaacttcctttttAGGTAAGACtaaaagcaatgagaacaaatttttgtcttctggttaacacatgcacatacattcTGAGTATACATTGAGTGTTGGCTACCAGGATAAAAGTTTTGGCATTGTGGCCTATTATTTAGAGCCTTTGGGATGTGTGAAGTTTGTTAAGCATTGTTCATTTGCATTTTGAAACCGCCTGTATTTGCGTTCTCATGGTGCTCCTAAAGGAACATGCGGTGGGAGAGCACCCTCTGCTGGCGACTCTCCCTCATAGTGCTCTGCCTACTATAGCCAGTGTGAGAGGCGAGGCTTCCCTTTCCAGAGGGTGTGCTCCAGTGGTCAGGCTTTGGGGTCTCACAGGGCTTCCACTGTCATATCACAAGCTCTTTAGGTCACGCTTGGGAGAATATTCATAAATAGACTTGTACATCCCTAGCTCCTGTGCTCTGCTGCTTTTTTCCTTATCTGTGGCCCTCTAATTATTAGTGCACTTTGCTGAACTGGTTACTGACACTGTGGTGGCAGATGAAGAGGGCAGTGTAAACTGGGTGAAGCTCTTGTGTTTTCTCCTGCTGTCTTTGGCAGCTAAGGACCAGCTAAAGTTGCCTCACTTTACTGATACATGCTGTTGACAGAtgcataaaatgaatataaagtgGATATGTGTGTGGTAGCATTTTGAATCTTTGTACAGGAGGAGCATGTCCTACGTGAAGTGATCATCCTGCAGGAGCCTTGACCTagagggattcaccatgttagctaggttTGGGgtgtttcatttttgttctcggtgtgttttgtttgtttgtttgtttttgttttgtttgtcatcgtttgtttttcatttttattttgtcccAACATTTTCCTTTATGGTCCACCATTAGATATTGATCAGTTGAAGCTCATTTTAAGACTCGTTGGAACCCCAGGGGCTGAGCTTTTGAAGAAAATCTCCTCagagtctgtgagttgatgctTTGTAATTATCTGCCCTGTTGGGAGCCTCTGCCACTTACCTTCTACCAATCTGTACTTTGACCTGGGTATGTTTGTAAGCATACATGCCCTTTGTGTGCTGACTTACAGGATGAGTGAGGTATAAgacagtgtgagtgtgtgtgtgcgtgcacgcatGTGTGCCTGCTTGCATGCAcaagtgtgttttattttctatctggGTACACACTAAGATCATGGGAGCCTCCATTAGACAATAGTATCCCAGTAAAGCAATGAGATTTGAGATTCTAATTCATTCCAAGAGATTAATGCAAAATTTGTGTCTCTGTCCTCAAGCCCTGACTTTCTTCTTTCTCGGAAGTTTCACGTATGCTCTAGAGC is a genomic window of Pongo pygmaeus isolate AG05252 chromosome 5, NHGRI_mPonPyg2-v2.0_pri, whole genome shotgun sequence containing:
- the LOC134739718 gene encoding ADP-sugar pyrophosphatase-like, translating into MGGYCIEFPAGLIDDGETPGAAALWELEEETGYKGDAAECSPAVCMDPGLSNCTTHIVTVIINRDDAENVRPKPKPGDGKFVEVISLPKNDLLQRLDALVPEKHLTVDVRVYSHALALKHANAKPSEVPVLKF